In a single window of the Chondrocystis sp. NIES-4102 genome:
- a CDS encoding LysR family transcriptional regulator produces the protein MDKFASMRAFTQVVQSGGFAAAARKMGISRSAVNKLVINLETELNVQLLQRSTRQVKTTPVGLTFYERCVNILAEVETAELEVSQLESEPKGTLRINAPMSFGTIHLSQAIADFVALYPQLQIQLTLDDRFIDPITEGYDLTIRIAQPETSANLICHAIAPIPRVLCAAPSYIDRYGVPEHPQQLKQHSCLHYGHLVTGNQWQLFKQEQEYQVTVKGLICSNNGEVLKDAAVKGLGIAMLPTFIIQQQLTTETLTIVLSEYQPSTLSLCLVYASNRHLNTKIRLFTQFFQQRFSHSV, from the coding sequence ATGGATAAATTCGCCAGTATGCGAGCCTTTACTCAGGTAGTTCAATCAGGAGGATTTGCTGCTGCTGCTAGAAAAATGGGGATATCTCGTTCAGCAGTGAATAAACTTGTAATTAATTTAGAAACAGAATTAAACGTCCAACTTTTGCAACGAAGTACTAGACAGGTTAAAACCACCCCAGTAGGATTAACTTTTTATGAACGGTGCGTTAATATTTTGGCAGAAGTGGAAACGGCAGAATTAGAAGTATCCCAATTGGAAAGCGAACCCAAGGGAACACTGAGAATTAATGCGCCCATGTCTTTCGGCACAATACATTTAAGTCAGGCGATCGCTGATTTTGTTGCTTTATATCCGCAATTACAAATCCAATTAACCCTTGATGATCGCTTTATCGATCCGATAACCGAAGGGTATGATCTAACCATCAGAATTGCTCAACCAGAAACCTCTGCTAATTTAATCTGCCATGCGATCGCCCCTATACCCAGGGTACTTTGTGCTGCTCCCAGTTACATTGATAGATATGGTGTGCCTGAACATCCTCAACAGTTAAAGCAACATTCCTGTTTACATTATGGACATTTGGTTACAGGTAATCAATGGCAATTATTTAAGCAAGAACAAGAATACCAAGTAACAGTTAAAGGATTGATATGTTCTAATAATGGTGAAGTATTAAAAGATGCAGCAGTTAAAGGGTTAGGAATTGCTATGTTACCGACATTTATTATTCAACAGCAGTTAACCACCGAAACCCTAACCATTGTCTTAAGCGAATATCAACCATCCACTCTGTCTCTTTGCTTGGTTTATGCTTCAAATCGCCATTTAAATACTAAAATTCGCTTGTTTACTCAATTCTTTCAACAAAGATTTAGCCATTCTGTCTAA
- a CDS encoding Pirin domain protein — translation MITIRPQAERGAVNLGWLDSKHTFSFGSYYDPRQMGFASLRVINDDLIQPAQGFGTHGHQDMEIITYVLSGALQHRDSMGNGSIIRAGDVQRMSAGTGVKHSEFNASTTDAVHLLQIWILPATNGIEPGYEEKNFPKAEKQGKLKLIGSQHGRDNSVTIHQDVNLYAANLETEDRLTYTIRDNRVVWLQVAKGDILLNQRQLEAGDGAAINHETEITITGNSQDAEILLFDLAK, via the coding sequence ATGATCACCATTCGTCCGCAAGCAGAAAGAGGTGCTGTCAATCTTGGTTGGTTAGATAGCAAACATACTTTTTCTTTTGGTAGTTACTACGATCCACGACAAATGGGATTTGCCAGTCTGCGAGTTATTAATGATGATCTAATTCAACCAGCACAAGGTTTTGGTACTCATGGACATCAAGACATGGAAATTATTACTTATGTCCTCTCTGGTGCATTACAACATCGCGATAGTATGGGAAACGGTTCTATAATTCGTGCGGGAGATGTACAAAGAATGTCCGCAGGTACAGGGGTAAAACATAGTGAATTTAATGCCTCAACCACAGATGCCGTTCATTTATTACAGATTTGGATTTTACCCGCGACAAACGGTATAGAACCTGGTTATGAAGAGAAAAACTTTCCCAAAGCCGAAAAACAAGGAAAATTAAAACTAATAGGTTCACAACATGGACGCGACAATTCAGTAACTATTCATCAAGATGTTAATCTTTACGCTGCTAACTTAGAAACCGAAGATCGCCTAACCTATACAATTAGAGATAATCGTGTTGTCTGGCTACAAGTAGCTAAAGGAGATATTCTACTCAATCAACGACAACTTGAGGCTGGCGACGGTGCAGCAATCAATCATGAAACTGAAATTACTATTACTGGTAATAGTCAAGATGCTGAAATATTGTTGTTTGATTTAGCAAAGTAA
- a CDS encoding TPR repeat-containing protein: MPKLNWFISLITCAGISSISLPVRGQAVLPYIPKLDSEKLELQGLQLIQEAAQLSRFQQYDLALPRAQLATQLAPGNYNVWYVVGSIYLQQQKVDESIKVLKKAESLAPDQEAILFELGSAYFQKGDYQLAKEKLEATLEIADDAPDALFTLGNTYFKLSELDKAIESYEKAYAIEKEFWPALNNVGLVEYEQGDRQEAMKSWQAVIKVDGKQAEPQLALAVALFTEGQVAKGIELGKAALKLDNNYGKIKFLEDNLWGKRLIEDTRKFFNDPQMKELVSNASEDKDDQVSPGNESGLP, translated from the coding sequence GTGCCTAAACTTAACTGGTTTATTTCTTTGATAACTTGCGCTGGCATTTCTAGTATATCTTTGCCAGTTAGGGGACAAGCTGTACTACCATATATTCCTAAATTAGATTCTGAAAAATTAGAATTGCAAGGTTTGCAGTTAATACAAGAGGCTGCACAATTAAGCCGTTTTCAACAATATGATCTGGCTTTACCTAGGGCCCAATTGGCAACGCAGCTAGCCCCTGGCAATTATAATGTTTGGTATGTTGTCGGTAGTATTTATCTGCAACAGCAAAAAGTTGACGAAAGTATTAAAGTTTTAAAAAAAGCTGAATCTTTAGCACCAGATCAAGAAGCAATTCTATTTGAGTTGGGTTCTGCCTATTTTCAAAAGGGTGATTATCAACTAGCTAAAGAGAAATTAGAAGCTACATTAGAAATAGCAGATGATGCTCCTGATGCCCTGTTTACCCTAGGCAATACTTATTTTAAATTATCAGAATTAGATAAGGCGATCGAATCCTATGAAAAAGCTTATGCTATAGAAAAAGAGTTTTGGCCCGCTTTAAATAATGTTGGGTTGGTAGAATATGAACAGGGCGATCGCCAGGAAGCTATGAAGTCTTGGCAAGCTGTTATTAAAGTTGATGGTAAACAGGCAGAACCTCAATTAGCTCTTGCTGTAGCTTTATTTACTGAAGGTCAGGTTGCTAAAGGTATTGAATTGGGTAAGGCTGCATTAAAATTAGATAACAATTATGGAAAGATTAAGTTTCTTGAAGATAATCTTTGGGGAAAACGCTTAATTGAAGATACTCGGAAATTTTTTAATGATCCTCAGATGAAAGAACTTGTCTCTAATGCTTCTGAGGATAAAGATGATCAAGTTTCCCCAGGAAATGAATCTGGATTACCTTAA
- a CDS encoding ATP-dependent DNA helicase RecG has protein sequence MRQQLDWLRLQKALSVEAERGYPDLMGNQYRFSEFLCLNLGKPPENIPKEERIQWQDLAQKFADYSNLSSSQRKQLVTRTQNFLYKQKAIADADTPPKPKVPRTASLKSPQAKTYFNQTLTLDQPLSRVVDVGRRSSYLERLGLYVVRDLLFYYPRDHLDYARQVQIAHLEPGETVTVIGTVKSSKCFSSPKNKKLTIFELVLTDASGRLKINRFLTGTRYNNPGTQAVYKRQYPEGAIVAVSGLVKHNKYGVTLDKPEIEVLDSAGASIESLKIGRVLPVYPLTEGVPADTVRKSVIAVLPAAAQLKDPLPSQIRNQYGLIKLNTAIAWIHFPQNREELTHARRRLVFDEFFYLQLGFLQRRQLLKQNQISASFAPQGELIEQFNQIIPFKLTQAQQRVVNEIFQDLNKSDTPMNRLVQGDVGSGKTVVAVFAILAAIQSGYQAALMAPTEVLAEQHYRKLVSWFNLLHLPVELLTGSTKTAKRREIHSQLQNGELPLLVGTHALIQDTVNFHKLGLAVIDEQHRFGVQQRATLLSKGKSPHVLTMTATPIPRTLALTLHGDLDVSQIDELPPGRQAIQTLIKQGKDRKQVYDLIRREVAQGRQAYIIFPLVEESEKLDLKAATEEHQRLSEVVFPELNIALLHGRMSSVEKDTALNSFRDNQAQIIVSTTVIEVGVDVPNATVMLIEHAERFGLSQLHQLRGRVGRGNSKSYCFLMSSSKNLEARQRLTVLEESQDGFFISEADMRFRGPGAVLGTRQSGLPDFALASLVEDQEVLNLAREAAEKIITGDKLLVNFPSLKQELEIRYRRLMGGDILT, from the coding sequence ATGAGACAGCAGCTAGATTGGTTAAGATTGCAAAAAGCATTATCTGTAGAAGCAGAACGAGGTTATCCAGATTTAATGGGCAATCAGTACCGTTTTAGTGAGTTTTTGTGTCTAAATTTGGGTAAACCCCCTGAAAATATTCCTAAAGAAGAAAGAATTCAATGGCAGGATCTCGCCCAAAAGTTTGCAGATTACAGTAATTTAAGCTCCTCTCAAAGAAAACAATTAGTTACTCGCACGCAGAATTTTCTCTATAAACAAAAAGCGATCGCCGATGCCGACACCCCACCCAAGCCTAAAGTTCCACGCACTGCATCTTTAAAAAGTCCACAAGCTAAAACATATTTTAATCAAACCCTAACTCTAGATCAACCGTTAAGTAGAGTGGTTGATGTTGGACGTAGAAGTAGTTATTTGGAGCGTTTGGGACTATATGTAGTTAGAGACTTGTTATTTTATTATCCTCGTGATCATCTAGACTATGCACGCCAAGTACAAATTGCCCATCTAGAGCCTGGAGAAACAGTAACAGTCATTGGTACAGTTAAAAGCTCTAAATGTTTTAGTAGCCCCAAAAACAAAAAACTAACCATCTTTGAATTAGTTTTAACCGATGCTTCAGGAAGACTAAAAATCAATCGTTTTCTCACAGGTACTCGTTACAATAACCCAGGTACACAAGCTGTTTATAAACGCCAGTATCCTGAAGGCGCAATAGTGGCTGTCTCAGGACTAGTTAAACATAATAAATATGGTGTGACACTTGATAAACCCGAAATAGAAGTATTAGATAGTGCGGGGGCAAGTATAGAATCATTAAAAATAGGTCGAGTATTACCTGTATATCCTTTAACCGAGGGAGTACCAGCAGATACCGTGAGAAAATCAGTAATTGCTGTTTTACCTGCTGCTGCTCAACTAAAAGATCCTTTACCTAGTCAGATAAGAAATCAATATGGGTTAATCAAATTAAATACTGCGATCGCTTGGATTCATTTCCCCCAAAACCGCGAAGAACTTACCCACGCGAGAAGAAGATTAGTATTTGATGAATTTTTCTATCTTCAATTGGGCTTTTTGCAACGTCGTCAACTATTAAAACAAAATCAAATCAGTGCTAGTTTTGCTCCCCAAGGCGAACTAATCGAGCAATTCAATCAAATTATCCCCTTCAAACTTACTCAAGCTCAACAAAGAGTTGTCAACGAAATATTTCAAGATTTAAATAAGTCTGACACCCCTATGAATCGTCTTGTACAAGGGGATGTAGGCTCTGGAAAAACCGTTGTTGCAGTATTTGCTATCCTAGCTGCAATTCAATCTGGTTATCAAGCTGCTTTAATGGCACCGACAGAAGTCTTAGCAGAACAACATTATCGTAAATTAGTTAGCTGGTTTAATTTACTCCATCTGCCTGTGGAATTATTAACAGGCTCAACCAAAACCGCTAAACGTCGAGAAATCCATTCCCAATTGCAAAACGGAGAATTACCCCTACTAGTTGGAACTCATGCCCTAATTCAAGATACAGTTAATTTTCATAAATTGGGTTTAGCAGTGATCGACGAACAACATCGTTTTGGAGTCCAGCAACGGGCAACTCTTTTAAGTAAAGGCAAATCTCCCCACGTACTCACCATGACGGCTACCCCAATTCCTCGCACCCTCGCTCTAACTCTCCACGGAGATCTTGATGTTAGTCAGATCGATGAATTACCTCCAGGTAGACAAGCAATTCAGACATTAATTAAGCAAGGTAAAGATCGCAAACAAGTTTACGATTTAATTCGCCGAGAAGTCGCCCAGGGTAGACAGGCTTATATTATTTTCCCCCTAGTGGAAGAATCAGAAAAGCTCGACCTCAAAGCAGCTACTGAGGAACATCAGCGTTTATCAGAAGTAGTTTTTCCTGAGTTAAATATTGCCCTGCTACATGGTCGCATGAGTTCTGTTGAAAAGGATACAGCTTTAAATTCATTCCGCGATAATCAAGCTCAAATAATAGTTTCCACAACGGTTATTGAAGTAGGCGTTGACGTACCCAATGCTACAGTTATGCTCATTGAACACGCAGAACGTTTTGGTTTATCTCAATTACATCAATTACGTGGACGTGTAGGTAGAGGTAACAGTAAATCCTATTGCTTTTTAATGAGTAGTAGCAAAAATCTCGAAGCCAGACAGCGTTTAACAGTGTTAGAAGAGTCTCAAGATGGTTTTTTCATTTCTGAAGCTGATATGCGGTTTCGTGGGCCAGGAGCAGTATTAGGCACTCGTCAGTCAGGTTTACCCGACTTTGCCTTAGCAAGTTTAGTAGAAGATCAAGAAGTACTTAATTTGGCAAGGGAAGCAGCAGAAAAAATTATTACTGGGGACAAATTATTAGTTAACTTTCCCTCCCTTAAACAGGAATTAGAAATACGTTATCGTCGTTTGATGGGTGGCGATATTTTAACTTGA
- a CDS encoding large conductance mechanosensitive channel protein — translation MVRQGAQAAGGFLAGFRDFIMRGNVIDLAVAVIIGAAFGKIVDSLVADIITPVILNPAMQAAGVDRLADLSAGGIKYGLFLAAVLNFLVIAFCLYLLIQTFEKAKRRLTRQEALAQEVEQVVEPAIVAQERLTGAIERLTKVMETR, via the coding sequence ATGGTTAGACAAGGAGCGCAAGCAGCAGGTGGGTTTTTAGCAGGTTTCCGCGATTTTATTATGCGTGGAAACGTAATTGATTTGGCAGTTGCAGTAATTATCGGTGCAGCATTTGGTAAAATTGTTGATTCTTTGGTAGCAGATATTATCACCCCTGTAATTTTAAATCCTGCTATGCAAGCTGCTGGAGTAGATAGGCTGGCAGATTTATCCGCAGGTGGTATTAAGTATGGTTTATTTTTAGCTGCTGTACTTAACTTTTTAGTTATTGCTTTCTGTCTTTATTTATTAATTCAAACTTTTGAAAAGGCAAAAAGACGCTTAACACGTCAAGAAGCACTAGCACAAGAAGTAGAACAAGTAGTTGAGCCAGCAATTGTAGCTCAAGAAAGATTAACAGGAGCAATTGAAAGATTAACTAAAGTAATGGAAACTAGATGA